The genomic window AGGAACGGGCTTTAGCCCGTTTTTTTTGTTTAAATGTGAATATAAGGCTCAGTATGACATTACAAATTAACTATCAAATAAGCAGTTAGTATTAGGAGTGTCATGCAGAGCCAGTCGAAGCATCTATTTGAGAAAATAGGATAAATATTCAAACAATTCACAGTGAAAAACAATCGTTAAAAAAACAATAAAATTCCCTGAAAACCGTTCAAATAATATAATTTCCGTAAATTTGATTAACTCAAAAAGAACAAAATGAAAAATCTTTTTTTAAGTATATGTGCGGCAGGAATTTTGGCTTCTTGTGGAACAATGTCCAGCTCATCTGCTTCAAAAGTGGGAAAAGCTCAGCCGTCTCTGGCGGGTACAAAATGGGCTTTAGCTGATAATGTGAAAGGAAAAATTCCTACATTGAATATTGAAGGTGAAAAAATCAGTGGAAACGCAGGTTGCAACAATTACTTCGGGACGGCAAAAGTAGATCCTTCTACAGGTAATTTTTCTGCAGGACAAATGGGATCGACCAGAATGGCCTGTGATAATATGAATGTAGAGAAAAACTTCATGGATATGATGGGGAAGGCCAACAAATACGTAGTTTCCGGAAGTACTCTGGAATTGTACCAGGACAATCTTTTACTCTTAAAATTCAATAAAGCTGAATAAAAAAAACAAAAGGAACTCGTTTGAGTTCCTTTTTTATGTTTAAAGTGTTAATTAATCTTCTTCCTCGTCGTCGTACTTAGCCAACTCTTCATCACACCATTTAAACGCAGCTTCTACCACTTTCGTAGCTTCGTCTGCCATAGTTTCTTCATCATCACCTTCAAGATCGTCTAACCACTCCACTTCTTCTTCCTCAACGTTTAAGATAAATCTTGGATATTCTGTGTGAACTACGAATAAATCTTCTGGAAATTCCGAATTATCTGCTAATAAAAACTTTGGTAATTTCATTTTTTTAATGTTTTAACTTTAAACCAAAGATAATAAAATTATTGGTATTTGTTCTTGTCGATCTTAATTTTTTGTAAAACTTTATACCTCGTTAACGTAGCCTTTTGAAGCGTGTCTTTAGGCTTAAAAGTGAGATTAATATTAGGATTTATGGTACTTATCAATTCTGCGACCTGTATTTTTTCAAGATCTTCGGTGGTTTCTAGGTAAAATTTCAACGGAACCTTGTCCAGATTCTCAGATTGCAGAAATTCGGTCATCTCTTTTCTGTTTTCCAAATAGTTCCCTTTGGAGAGCCAGGTGAAAACAATTCCGGACATAATACTTAAAATTCCGACCGCATATGTTTTAACATCAAGAATTTGAAATAATTTTTTAAAATAAATCAACCAGATCGGAAAGCTGAAAGGCGCCATCAAACGATAATCAATCGCATTCACAGGATAAAAATACTGTACAAAATAAGAACAGACAATCCCCGAAATACTTACAAATACAAAGAAAAATTCAGCATCCGAAAGTTTATATTTTATAAAAAGATAAATGATTAAAATAATATTCAAAAAACCGATTCCGTAAATAGCGTAATTAATCACTCCACCGCCCGGATTGGCAATATGAATGAATGGATTAAACGTCGTACACAAGCCTTGAAACAGTTCTTTCAATAATTGTGAAGTCGGATGTAAACCTGTTATTAAAGCGTCTTTAATATAATTTTCGTTAAAATAATCGATAAATAGAAATTTATACAAAACCACAAAAACAAAACCGATAGCTCCTGAAATGATAAAAGTTTTAGCATAGTTTCTCTTCCAGAAAATAAGTCCGTAAAGTCCGGTTCCGCCGATAATAAAGAGCGAACTGTACCTGATGTTATAAAGAGCAATTAAACTCAATGAAAGATAAAAAATAGCTTTTCCTTTCTCTAATTTTCCGTTGATAATTAATGATGAAACATATAAAAACAGGATAACAAAAGGCAGTATCAACGCTTCGCTCATCGTGTATGAAAAAATAGACAGAAAACTGAATAATGCACAGGCGACAATGGATTCTTTAAAGAAAAATTTCTTTTTCCATGTGAAAAAAATGATGAAAAGAAATGCCGCAATTCCAATGATTTTACTGCTCCAGAATTCATCCGTACCAAAAAAGGTAAAGAATTTTATAGCAGCTGGATAGCCAAGCGGAGTAGTGGTATTATCAATTTCCGGTAGGTTATGCGCAAACCTCATATAACGGATAGAATCAGGGTTTGTGCGCCCTTTTTCATTGAGCAAAAAACGCAAAATGGTCATCACTAAAGTAATGATGACCAATGATATCTGAATATATTTTTCTTTGAATTTCATGAAAAATGTGAATTTAGTGAATTTTGCATTGCCAATCAATTTTCTTTCGAAGTGAATTTAATTTTGATAGTAAAGATCCACAGTTGAAAAAATTCACTATTGACGATTCACGTATTCACCTTTCTTATTTCAAAAACATTTTCGCTACTTTTTCAGCTTTCTTGCTTTCTGAGTAGTCGTAGAAACCTTCTCCTGATTTTACGCCCAATTTTCCGGCCATTACCATGTTTACCAATAATGGATTTGGTGCATATTTAGGATTTTTGAAACCGTCGTACATTACATTTAAGATCGCCAGACAAACGTCAAGACCGATGAAATCTGCCAACTGAAGCGGTCCCATCGGATGAGCCATTCCCAGTTTCATTACGGTATCGATTTCCTCAACACCTGCAACACCGTTGTACAGGGTTTCGATCGATTCATTGATCATCGGCATCAAAATTCTGTTTGCCACAAATCCTGGATAATCGTTTACCTCTACCGGAACTTTTCCTAATGTTTTGCTCATTTCGTAAATAGAGTCAAAAGTTTCTTTAGAAGTAGAATATCCCTTAATAATTTCAACCAATTTCATGATTGGAACAGGATTCATAAAGTGCATTCCGATAACTTTATCTGCTCTTTTGGTAGCTGCTGCGATTTTTGTAATAGAAATAGACGAAGTATTGGTAGCCAAAATACAGTTTTCAGGTGCAAACTCATCCATCTGACCGAAAATTTTCAACTTCAGATCCTGATTTTCAGTAGCCGCTTCTACGATAAGATCGGCGTTTCCTACTGCATTTTTCAGTTCCGTGAAGGTTGAGATATTTCCTAATGTTTCAGCTTTTTGTTCTTCTGTAAGGTTTCCCTTTGCAATTATTCTGTCAAGATTGGTGGTAATGGTTTTCAGCCCTCTGTCTAAAGCTTCCTGAGATACATCTACTAAGTTTACTTTAAACCCGCTTTGTGCGAAAGTATGTGCAATACCATTTCCCATGGTTCCTGCTCCAATAACTACAATGTTTTGAATCATTTTTCCTTATTTAATTAAAATTATTTTTTATAAATATTTAAATTTCTTGCGTTGGAAAGATCAGCTTTTTTCACCAGTTCGGCTTCATTAAAATTGACAATTCCGTCTCTGTTTTGTCTTCTGGCACTATTTTGAGCATCGATGGCTCCTTTTAACCCTTTGA from Chryseobacterium wanjuense includes these protein-coding regions:
- a CDS encoding META domain-containing protein, whose translation is MKNLFLSICAAGILASCGTMSSSSASKVGKAQPSLAGTKWALADNVKGKIPTLNIEGEKISGNAGCNNYFGTAKVDPSTGNFSAGQMGSTRMACDNMNVEKNFMDMMGKANKYVVSGSTLELYQDNLLLLKFNKAE
- a CDS encoding 3-hydroxybutyryl-CoA dehydrogenase, yielding MQNIVVIGAGTMGNGIAHTFAQSGFKVNLVDVSQEALDRGLKTITTNLDRIIAKGNLTEEQKAETLGNISTFTELKNAVGNADLIVEAATENQDLKLKIFGQMDEFAPENCILATNTSSISITKIAAATKRADKVIGMHFMNPVPIMKLVEIIKGYSTSKETFDSIYEMSKTLGKVPVEVNDYPGFVANRILMPMINESIETLYNGVAGVEEIDTVMKLGMAHPMGPLQLADFIGLDVCLAILNVMYDGFKNPKYAPNPLLVNMVMAGKLGVKSGEGFYDYSESKKAEKVAKMFLK